From Deinococcus malanensis, the proteins below share one genomic window:
- the gyrA gene encoding DNA gyrase subunit A, producing MTGIHPVDITSEVKTNFINYAMNVIVDRALPDVRDGLKPVQRRIMYAMLLEGLYSNQKHAKSASVVGEVMKKYHPHGDTSIYDAMVRLAQWWNMRYPMVHPQGNFGSIDGDPPAAMRYTEARMTKVAEELIADLEKETVDLKPNYDETTEEPSVLPAAVPNLLINGATGIAVGMATNIPPHNLTEICNGLLAMIDNPNLSLDGLMEHVTGPDFPTGGRISKSGIREAYATGHSGLKVRGKARIDEKNGRTQIIISEIPYQVNKTNLIQTISAMYKAGKIPDISALRDESDRKDPVRIVVELKRGAIPTLVLNQLYKYTQLQSTYTVINLSIVNGEPRVLPLLNTMQYFLDHRADVVTRRTRYDLRKAEERAHVLEGLLKALDHIDEVISLIRASNTGAEARDALMVRFGLSEIQSQAILDMRLQRLVGLEREKLQGEYDELQKTIEFLRSILGDEKLLWREIKKEIRAIRDNYGDERRSTITQLEEDIGKEDLIAVEDMVITMTKAGYLKRTKLDAYRAQGRGGRGASGGKLREEDVNTRVFVGSTHDYLLFFTDQGRVFHEKIYDLPEAGRDAKGTHIRNLLPSLREDENIASVLSVGGFEEPGCFIFATRKGVVKKTLITEYGNITSAGLIAINLQPGDELIGVGIVNDDNHVVLATRNGKAMRFESDEVRATGRATQGVIGIRLREGEDDAVVSMALVPGGDEASELLAVSECGLGKRTPVGDYPAKGRGGMGVITLDVTDKTGKLVTLARVAGNEELMVLTEKGTVIRTRVEEVRVTGRNAQGVKVINIAERDSVISAFPIRREDEL from the coding sequence CAAGTCAGCGTCGGTTGTGGGCGAGGTCATGAAGAAGTACCACCCCCACGGGGACACGTCTATCTATGACGCCATGGTCCGCCTGGCCCAGTGGTGGAACATGCGCTACCCGATGGTCCATCCCCAGGGCAACTTCGGTTCCATTGACGGTGACCCCCCTGCGGCCATGCGTTACACCGAAGCGCGCATGACCAAGGTGGCCGAGGAGCTGATTGCCGACCTCGAGAAAGAGACGGTCGATCTCAAGCCCAATTACGATGAGACCACCGAGGAACCCAGCGTGCTGCCGGCGGCGGTGCCGAACCTGCTGATCAACGGCGCCACCGGGATTGCGGTGGGCATGGCCACGAACATCCCGCCGCATAACCTCACCGAGATCTGCAACGGCCTGCTGGCCATGATCGATAACCCGAACCTGTCGCTCGACGGCCTGATGGAGCACGTGACTGGTCCCGACTTCCCCACTGGAGGCCGTATCAGCAAAAGCGGGATCCGGGAAGCCTACGCCACCGGACACTCTGGCCTGAAGGTGCGGGGCAAGGCCCGCATCGATGAGAAGAATGGCCGCACCCAGATCATCATCAGTGAGATTCCCTATCAGGTGAACAAAACCAACCTGATCCAGACCATCAGCGCGATGTACAAGGCCGGCAAGATTCCGGACATCAGCGCCCTACGTGACGAGTCCGACCGCAAAGACCCGGTACGTATCGTGGTCGAGCTCAAGCGCGGCGCGATTCCCACGCTGGTGCTCAACCAGCTGTACAAATACACCCAGCTGCAGTCCACCTACACGGTGATCAACCTGAGCATCGTCAATGGCGAACCACGGGTGCTGCCGCTGCTCAACACCATGCAGTACTTCCTGGATCACCGCGCTGACGTGGTCACCCGGCGAACCCGTTACGACCTGCGTAAGGCCGAGGAACGCGCCCATGTGCTGGAAGGCCTCCTGAAGGCGCTGGACCATATCGACGAGGTGATCAGCCTGATCCGCGCCAGCAACACCGGCGCCGAGGCCCGTGACGCCCTGATGGTCCGCTTTGGCCTGTCCGAGATCCAGTCCCAGGCCATTCTGGACATGCGCCTGCAGCGCCTGGTCGGGCTGGAGCGTGAAAAGCTGCAGGGCGAGTACGACGAACTGCAGAAGACCATCGAGTTCCTGCGTTCGATCCTGGGCGACGAGAAGCTGCTGTGGCGCGAGATCAAGAAGGAAATCCGTGCCATCCGCGACAACTACGGCGACGAGCGCCGCAGCACCATCACGCAGCTGGAAGAGGACATCGGGAAGGAAGACCTGATTGCCGTCGAGGACATGGTCATCACCATGACCAAGGCCGGCTACCTCAAGCGCACCAAACTGGACGCCTATCGGGCCCAGGGCCGGGGAGGGCGTGGCGCCAGCGGAGGCAAGCTGCGCGAGGAGGACGTGAACACCCGTGTATTCGTGGGTTCCACGCACGACTACCTGCTGTTCTTCACGGATCAGGGCCGGGTATTCCACGAGAAGATCTACGACCTGCCTGAAGCCGGCCGGGACGCCAAGGGAACCCACATCCGCAACCTTTTGCCCAGCCTGCGGGAGGACGAGAATATCGCCAGCGTGCTGAGCGTCGGCGGCTTCGAGGAGCCCGGCTGTTTCATCTTTGCGACCCGCAAGGGCGTGGTGAAAAAGACCCTGATCACCGAGTACGGCAACATCACCTCAGCCGGACTGATCGCCATCAACCTGCAGCCCGGTGACGAGCTGATCGGCGTGGGCATCGTCAATGACGACAACCACGTGGTGCTGGCCACGCGCAACGGCAAGGCCATGCGCTTTGAAAGCGACGAGGTGCGCGCCACCGGCCGCGCCACGCAGGGCGTGATCGGTATCCGCCTGCGCGAAGGCGAGGACGACGCCGTGGTCAGCATGGCGCTGGTTCCCGGCGGCGATGAGGCCAGCGAGTTGCTGGCGGTCAGCGAATGCGGCCTGGGCAAGCGTACCCCGGTGGGTGATTACCCCGCCAAGGGCCGCGGCGGAATGGGCGTCATCACGCTGGATGTGACCGACAAGACCGGCAAGCTGGTCACCCTGGCACGTGTGGCGGGCAACGAGGAACTGATGGTTCTGACCGAGAAAGGCACCGTGATCCGGACCCGCGTCGAGGAGGTTCGTGTGACGGGACGCAACGCCCAGGGCGTCAAAGTCATCAACATCGCAGAACGCGACAGTGTCATCAGCGCTTTCCCGATCCGCCGCGAGGACGAACTCTAA
- a CDS encoding helix-turn-helix domain-containing protein — MTQTQTSTNSRTFVDTVTYRPGAVILYPGKSDMLYRVSSGLVRVHTMDDDGNGLTLRYVKPGEYFGEEALAGANRGYFAEAVTDSSIDVINPALMSAEDNLIVTTHLVRTLERAYESIYRLVGKRLRARIAGELLELKDTALATQLDSGETMIYATHDELAAAVGSVRETVTKVVGELSREGVISAGYGKITLKNEKALGEIAAA, encoded by the coding sequence ATGACACAGACCCAGACCAGCACCAACAGCCGGACCTTCGTGGACACCGTCACGTACCGCCCGGGCGCCGTCATCCTCTACCCCGGCAAGAGTGACATGCTCTACCGCGTGTCGAGTGGCCTGGTGCGCGTGCACACCATGGACGACGACGGCAACGGCCTGACCCTGCGCTACGTCAAGCCTGGTGAGTACTTCGGCGAAGAAGCGCTTGCTGGCGCCAACCGCGGCTACTTTGCCGAAGCCGTAACCGACAGCAGCATCGATGTCATCAACCCCGCGCTGATGAGCGCCGAGGACAACCTGATTGTCACGACGCACCTCGTGCGTACGCTGGAGCGCGCCTACGAGAGCATCTACCGCCTGGTCGGCAAGCGCCTGCGCGCCCGTATCGCAGGTGAGCTGCTGGAGCTCAAGGACACCGCTCTGGCCACGCAGCTCGACAGCGGCGAGACCATGATCTACGCCACGCACGATGAACTGGCTGCCGCAGTGGGCTCGGTCCGCGAGACTGTCACCAAGGTCGTGGGCGAGCTGTCCCGCGAGGGCGTGATCAGCGCCGGCTACGGCAAGATCACCCTGAAAAACGAGAAGGCGCTCGGCGAAATCGCCGCTGCCTGA
- a CDS encoding FAD-dependent oxidoreductase, translated as MSESVTSSFHDQRPLRVAVIGSGPSGIYATEALLKQTDVPVEVDVFDRLPTPYGLVRYGVAPDHLTIKSVTRGFEKTLSDPRVRFLGNVEFGTDLTHEEARAHYDALLYTVGASSDRRLGIPGEDLNGSMSATEFVAWYNGHPDAAAREMVLHASGVAVVGVGNVALDVTRILAKTSAELHESDIAAHALSALEQSPVRDVWILGRRGPAQASFTTKELREFGELHEAEPLVHLDEIALTDTEEAAITDNTKKKNVEVLREFAARTPEGKPRRVHLRFLVSPVEILDDGQGNVAGLKVERNRLDEQGNAVGTGEYETLPVQMVLRSVGYRGVALPGVPFDDRRGVIPNDEGRVEGRSGEYTAGWIKRGPSGVVGTNRKDATDTVAHLLADARAGILAPATQGREDVDVLLRAKGVDVYTFSDWQALDAHELARGQALGRPRAKVVHRHEMLTHRNR; from the coding sequence ATGAGCGAGTCTGTCACTTCATCTTTCCATGACCAGCGTCCACTGCGGGTTGCCGTGATCGGCAGCGGCCCCAGCGGCATCTATGCGACCGAGGCCCTGCTCAAGCAGACCGATGTGCCGGTGGAGGTGGACGTCTTTGACCGTCTGCCGACGCCCTATGGCCTGGTGCGCTACGGCGTGGCCCCTGACCACCTGACGATCAAGAGCGTTACACGTGGTTTCGAGAAAACCCTCTCAGACCCGCGCGTCCGCTTCCTGGGTAATGTCGAATTTGGCACCGACCTGACGCATGAGGAAGCCCGGGCTCACTATGACGCCCTGCTGTATACCGTGGGCGCCAGCAGCGACCGCCGGCTGGGAATTCCCGGCGAGGATCTGAACGGCAGCATGAGCGCCACAGAATTTGTCGCGTGGTACAACGGTCACCCCGATGCAGCAGCGCGCGAGATGGTCCTGCACGCCAGCGGGGTCGCCGTAGTGGGCGTGGGCAATGTGGCACTCGACGTGACCCGTATCCTGGCCAAGACATCTGCGGAACTGCATGAATCGGATATCGCCGCACACGCGCTGAGCGCCCTGGAGCAGAGTCCGGTCAGGGATGTCTGGATTCTTGGGCGCCGGGGTCCGGCCCAGGCCAGCTTCACCACCAAGGAACTGCGCGAGTTCGGAGAGTTGCACGAGGCCGAGCCCCTGGTGCACCTGGATGAGATCGCGCTGACCGATACCGAGGAAGCGGCCATCACCGACAACACCAAGAAAAAGAACGTGGAGGTTCTGCGTGAGTTTGCTGCCCGGACGCCTGAAGGCAAACCCAGGCGCGTGCATCTGCGCTTCCTGGTCTCGCCGGTGGAAATCCTGGACGACGGTCAGGGCAACGTGGCCGGCCTGAAAGTGGAACGCAACCGCCTGGATGAACAGGGCAATGCAGTAGGCACCGGCGAATACGAGACCCTGCCGGTGCAGATGGTCCTGCGCAGCGTCGGCTACCGTGGGGTCGCGCTGCCGGGTGTGCCCTTCGACGACCGGCGTGGGGTCATTCCCAACGATGAAGGCCGGGTCGAAGGCCGCAGCGGTGAATACACCGCAGGCTGGATCAAGCGCGGGCCAAGCGGGGTCGTGGGGACCAACCGGAAGGACGCAACAGACACGGTGGCTCATCTGCTGGCTGACGCCAGGGCTGGCATTCTGGCTCCAGCCACGCAGGGCCGCGAGGACGTCGACGTGCTGCTGCGTGCCAAAGGGGTCGACGTGTATACCTTCTCGGACTGGCAGGCGCTGGATGCCCACGAACTGGCCAGGGGCCAGGCGCTGGGCCGCCCACGGGCCAAGGTCGTCCACCGACATGAAATGCTTACGCACCGCAATCGGTAA
- a CDS encoding NAD(P)/FAD-dependent oxidoreductase, with the protein MSGGHSDILVVGGGPAGLHAAFYAAWRGLSVQVLEARPELGGQLQALYPDKVVYDVPGHPVRLASEVVNSLVAQLAGLGVCVQLGATARQLTAEDGGWRIDTGSASYTARAVILAPGLGALTARPARVLGADLHPDVRTEVPDATSLSGRQVLVVGGVPQATRAALDLVDAGAAVTLTHRRAGFRGHPGQLTRLTLLQEAGRLEVLAPWVLDTLTSDGALLVQGGLHRHVPAATVLILGGYLPDLAPVQTWPLDWQGDYVPDGTGGQTILPGIFVAGDVTTSGGDFKLISVGLAQAAIAANHAVHYVKPELKVRPGHSSEKRA; encoded by the coding sequence ATGAGCGGCGGGCATTCCGACATTCTGGTGGTGGGGGGTGGTCCGGCAGGACTACACGCAGCGTTTTACGCGGCGTGGCGAGGCCTTAGTGTGCAGGTCCTCGAGGCCCGCCCTGAACTGGGAGGCCAGCTCCAGGCGCTGTACCCCGACAAGGTGGTCTATGACGTCCCAGGCCATCCTGTTCGTCTGGCATCGGAGGTGGTTAACAGTCTCGTTGCCCAGCTGGCCGGGCTCGGGGTTTGCGTTCAGTTAGGTGCCACGGCCCGGCAGCTGACCGCTGAGGACGGCGGCTGGCGGATAGACACCGGAAGCGCCAGCTACACCGCACGCGCGGTCATCCTGGCTCCGGGCCTGGGAGCGCTCACGGCCCGCCCAGCGCGTGTTCTAGGGGCGGATCTGCATCCCGACGTGCGTACCGAGGTACCCGACGCGACCTCACTGTCAGGGCGGCAGGTGCTTGTCGTGGGAGGAGTTCCGCAGGCCACCCGCGCTGCCCTGGACCTGGTTGATGCCGGCGCAGCAGTGACGCTGACGCACCGGCGCGCCGGCTTCCGGGGCCATCCCGGACAACTGACCCGGCTGACCCTGTTGCAAGAAGCCGGACGCCTTGAAGTCCTGGCGCCGTGGGTTCTGGACACCCTGACTTCAGATGGCGCATTGCTGGTTCAGGGCGGTCTACACCGCCACGTTCCGGCAGCCACGGTACTTATCCTGGGCGGCTACCTTCCGGACCTGGCGCCGGTCCAGACCTGGCCGCTGGACTGGCAGGGTGACTATGTGCCGGACGGCACGGGTGGACAGACCATTCTTCCAGGGATCTTCGTGGCTGGCGACGTCACCACCTCGGGAGGCGACTTCAAGCTGATCTCGGTGGGTCTGGCTCAGGCTGCTATTGCAGCCAATCACGCGGTTCATTACGTCAAACCTGAGCTCAAGGTGCGCCCAGGCCACAGCAGTGAGAAACGCGCCTAA
- a CDS encoding AAC(3) family N-acetyltransferase, which translates to MLNLLRKPAVSPAQLDDGLGALGLDGTQHLIVHASLKSFGQLDGGARTVIEVLERRAATVVAPAFTYNTLLRHATSPVHARYRRDSRVSRDIGRVPQELVERADAVRSFHPTLSFIALGQEAARICGAQTLSSPYQPIGALYDLDGYALLMGVDFGSNTTVHYGEHVAGMPLLTRYVPMDGGVLPTAFPNCSADFDNLQPSLHFAMRSVVVGGATLRLYRVRDLVDQTVALLRRDPEALLCTYSSCRCQEVRKLVRAQGLKPRPHQPGL; encoded by the coding sequence GTGCTGAACCTGCTGCGCAAACCGGCCGTTTCCCCGGCCCAGCTCGATGACGGGCTGGGAGCCTTAGGACTGGACGGAACCCAGCACCTGATTGTGCACGCCAGCCTCAAGTCGTTTGGGCAGCTTGACGGTGGGGCCCGCACCGTGATCGAGGTGCTGGAGCGGCGCGCGGCGACGGTGGTGGCCCCAGCTTTTACCTACAACACCCTGCTGCGCCATGCGACGTCGCCGGTGCATGCGCGGTACCGGCGTGACAGCCGCGTGAGCCGCGATATCGGCCGGGTGCCGCAGGAACTCGTCGAGCGCGCCGACGCCGTGCGCAGCTTTCACCCGACCCTCAGCTTTATCGCACTGGGACAGGAGGCGGCGCGGATCTGTGGGGCGCAGACCCTGTCGAGCCCCTACCAGCCCATCGGTGCTCTGTATGACCTGGACGGGTATGCCCTGCTGATGGGGGTGGACTTCGGCAGCAATACCACGGTTCATTACGGCGAGCATGTTGCCGGGATGCCGCTGCTGACCCGCTATGTCCCCATGGACGGCGGCGTCCTGCCCACCGCCTTCCCCAACTGCTCCGCCGACTTCGACAACCTGCAGCCCTCCCTGCACTTCGCCATGCGCAGTGTCGTCGTGGGCGGCGCGACCCTGAGGCTGTACCGGGTCCGCGATCTGGTGGATCAGACGGTTGCGCTGCTTCGCCGTGACCCAGAGGCGCTGCTGTGTACCTACTCCAGTTGCCGGTGCCAGGAGGTCCGTAAGCTGGTGCGCGCCCAGGGGCTCAAACCTCGCCCCCATCAACCTGGCCTTTAG
- a CDS encoding glutamine synthetase III family protein, which produces MNQDFDVNSAARNWRVDASVSATPSELVNQLFASDVLTLDQLKARLSKPDYRSLQATLERGETLDSSIADTVALAMKTWAMEKGATHYTHWFQPLTGSTAEKHDSFLNPAGDGVAIMSFSGKELIQAEPDASSFPSGGLRATFEARGYTAWDPSSPAFIIRHANGATLCIPSVFLSWTGEALDLKIPLLRSIEALNKAVTPALSLFGASEGTRISSTLGAEQEYFLIAEEYYYRRPDLVMTGRTLFGAKPPRGQELEDHYFGAIPDRVLSFMTDAEMQLYALGIPVKTRHNEVAPGQFEIAPIFENSNIAADHQQLIMQVLRSTARKYGLVCLMHEKPFAGVNGSGKHCNWSMGTDAGENLLDPGETPHRNMQFLFFCTAVIKAVDDHQDLLRACVASASNDHRLGANEAPPAIISIFLGSELTDIFDRLASGKGGRGPEAGLLGLGSSVLPEIPVHAGDRNRTSPFAFTGNKFEFRAVGSSQSISFPITVLNLIIADAITQLTAQLQEKLGDSEATLDSAVAELVKQTYTKYKRIIFNGDGYSEAWHVEAEQQRGLLNLRTTLDAIKHLNSEKNLRLFEQYNVLNERELGARQEIMYDIYFKTVNIEGETTEYMAQTQILPAAISYLAELGDVEIKSKAVKGVAEEVVEIADELYVCLRSLREQNEALGGDEVHDKAHHMRDHVLPAMHEVRRAADRLEKVVSSKHWPLPTYRQMLFVK; this is translated from the coding sequence ATGAACCAGGATTTCGATGTCAACTCGGCCGCCCGCAACTGGCGCGTCGACGCCTCTGTTTCGGCCACCCCCAGTGAGCTGGTCAATCAGCTGTTCGCCAGCGATGTCCTGACCCTCGATCAGCTCAAGGCCCGCCTCAGCAAGCCGGACTACCGCAGCCTGCAGGCCACGCTGGAACGTGGAGAGACGCTTGATTCCAGCATCGCCGACACGGTGGCACTGGCCATGAAGACCTGGGCCATGGAAAAGGGCGCGACCCACTACACCCACTGGTTCCAGCCCCTGACCGGATCCACCGCCGAGAAGCACGACTCTTTCCTGAACCCCGCCGGTGACGGGGTGGCCATCATGTCGTTCTCGGGAAAGGAGCTGATCCAGGCTGAGCCAGATGCCAGCTCGTTTCCCTCGGGTGGCCTGCGCGCCACCTTCGAGGCCCGCGGCTACACCGCCTGGGACCCCAGCAGCCCGGCGTTTATCATCCGCCATGCCAACGGCGCGACCCTGTGTATTCCCAGTGTGTTCCTGTCCTGGACTGGGGAAGCACTGGACCTGAAGATCCCACTGCTGCGCTCCATCGAAGCGCTGAACAAGGCTGTGACCCCAGCACTCAGCCTGTTTGGCGCCTCGGAAGGTACCCGCATCAGCAGCACGCTGGGTGCCGAGCAGGAATACTTCCTGATCGCCGAGGAGTACTATTACCGCCGCCCCGACCTCGTGATGACCGGCCGGACCCTGTTCGGCGCCAAGCCGCCACGTGGTCAGGAACTGGAAGACCATTACTTCGGCGCCATTCCCGACCGCGTGCTGAGCTTCATGACCGACGCCGAAATGCAGCTGTATGCCCTGGGAATTCCGGTCAAGACCCGTCACAACGAGGTGGCGCCGGGTCAGTTCGAGATTGCGCCCATCTTCGAGAACAGCAACATTGCCGCCGACCACCAGCAGCTGATCATGCAGGTACTGCGCTCCACGGCCCGTAAATATGGCCTGGTCTGCCTGATGCACGAAAAGCCCTTTGCGGGCGTCAACGGTTCGGGCAAGCACTGCAACTGGAGCATGGGCACCGATGCGGGCGAGAACCTGCTTGATCCCGGTGAGACGCCGCACCGGAACATGCAGTTCCTGTTCTTCTGCACGGCCGTGATCAAGGCCGTGGACGACCACCAGGACCTGCTGCGCGCCTGCGTGGCCAGTGCCAGCAACGACCACCGTCTGGGGGCCAACGAGGCGCCGCCCGCGATCATCAGCATCTTTCTCGGTAGCGAGCTGACCGACATCTTTGACCGTCTGGCCAGCGGGAAAGGTGGCCGTGGCCCGGAAGCTGGTCTGTTGGGCCTGGGCAGCAGCGTTCTGCCGGAAATTCCGGTCCACGCTGGTGACCGCAACCGCACCAGCCCGTTTGCCTTCACCGGCAACAAGTTCGAGTTCCGCGCGGTGGGCAGCTCCCAGAGCATTTCCTTCCCCATAACCGTGCTCAACCTGATCATCGCCGACGCGATCACCCAGCTCACTGCCCAGCTGCAGGAAAAGCTCGGAGACAGCGAAGCGACGCTGGACAGTGCCGTGGCCGAACTGGTCAAGCAGACCTACACCAAGTACAAGCGCATCATCTTCAACGGCGACGGGTACAGCGAGGCCTGGCACGTGGAAGCCGAGCAGCAGCGCGGCCTGCTCAACCTGCGCACCACGCTGGACGCCATCAAGCACCTGAACAGCGAGAAGAATCTGCGCCTGTTCGAGCAGTACAACGTCCTGAACGAGAGGGAACTTGGTGCCCGGCAGGAAATCATGTACGACATCTACTTCAAGACGGTGAACATCGAAGGCGAGACCACCGAGTACATGGCACAGACCCAGATTCTGCCGGCGGCCATCAGTTACCTCGCCGAGCTGGGTGATGTTGAGATCAAGAGCAAGGCCGTCAAGGGAGTCGCCGAGGAGGTCGTGGAGATCGCCGACGAGCTGTACGTGTGCCTGCGCTCGCTGCGCGAACAGAACGAGGCCCTGGGTGGTGACGAGGTTCATGATAAGGCCCACCACATGCGTGACCATGTCCTCCCTGCCATGCACGAGGTGCGCCGCGCGGCCGACCGCCTGGAGAAAGTCGTGAGCAGCAAGCACTGGCCGCTGCCGACGTACCGCCAGATGCTGTTCGTCAAGTAA
- the glnA gene encoding type I glutamate--ammonia ligase, which yields MTPDATPQDSALTASALLQRLEQDDVHFLRLQFTDILGTTKNVEVPRSQFQKALSGDITFDGSAVEGFTRVEESDMLLSPDLSTFLIYPQFSREEGERGRVARLICDVTLPDGTPFDGDPRQVLRRQVLRAQQMGFEMFVGTEPEFFLFERTGDGRGTTVTHDKAGYFDLAPIDKGERIRREIVNKLLHMGFDIEAAHHEVAPGQHEIDFRYAPALEAADRIATFKFVVKRVALEYGLLASFLPKPIAGISGSGMHCHLSLFRNGVNAFADPGGDHGLSPTAMQFIAGLLEHAGGMTAITNPLVNSYKRLVPGFEAPVNVAWSTSNRSALIRIPAKRGASTRAEVRMPDPSCNPYLALAVMLAAGLDGIEQRLEPAPAIQRNIFKMTVREKRHHRVRELPTDLREALEELGKDDVIAGALGDHVLTHFVAAKKSEWQDYSATIHAWELDRYLDLI from the coding sequence ATGACGCCTGACGCTACCCCCCAGGATTCCGCCTTGACCGCCTCCGCGCTCCTCCAACGACTGGAACAGGACGATGTTCATTTCCTGCGTCTTCAGTTCACAGACATTCTGGGCACCACCAAAAATGTTGAGGTGCCCCGCTCCCAGTTCCAGAAGGCGCTCAGCGGCGACATCACCTTTGACGGCAGCGCCGTGGAAGGATTTACGCGTGTTGAGGAAAGCGACATGCTGCTCTCCCCTGACCTCAGCACCTTTCTGATCTACCCCCAGTTCTCGCGCGAGGAAGGAGAACGGGGCCGGGTGGCCCGGCTGATCTGCGATGTCACCCTGCCAGACGGCACCCCATTTGATGGAGACCCCCGTCAGGTGCTGCGCAGGCAGGTATTGCGCGCCCAGCAGATGGGCTTTGAGATGTTCGTAGGCACCGAACCGGAGTTTTTCCTCTTTGAGCGTACGGGTGACGGACGGGGTACGACGGTGACGCACGACAAGGCCGGCTACTTCGACCTGGCTCCGATCGATAAGGGAGAACGTATCCGGCGCGAGATCGTCAACAAGCTGCTGCACATGGGCTTTGATATCGAAGCCGCCCATCATGAGGTCGCGCCCGGACAGCACGAGATTGACTTCCGCTATGCCCCTGCTCTGGAGGCCGCAGACCGGATTGCTACCTTCAAGTTCGTGGTGAAACGGGTGGCCCTTGAATATGGCCTGCTGGCTTCCTTCCTGCCCAAGCCGATAGCCGGGATCAGTGGCAGCGGGATGCACTGCCACCTCAGCCTGTTCAGGAACGGTGTGAACGCCTTCGCAGACCCGGGTGGCGATCACGGCCTGTCCCCGACTGCCATGCAGTTCATTGCTGGTCTGCTGGAGCACGCGGGCGGCATGACTGCCATCACCAATCCGCTGGTCAACAGCTACAAGCGGCTGGTGCCTGGTTTCGAGGCTCCGGTAAACGTGGCCTGGAGCACCAGCAACAGATCGGCCCTGATCCGCATTCCGGCCAAGCGTGGGGCTTCCACGCGCGCCGAGGTCCGCATGCCTGACCCCAGCTGCAACCCTTACCTGGCCCTGGCGGTCATGCTGGCTGCCGGTCTGGACGGCATCGAGCAGCGCCTGGAGCCCGCACCGGCCATCCAGCGCAACATCTTCAAGATGACGGTCCGCGAGAAACGGCACCACCGCGTCCGCGAATTGCCGACCGACCTACGAGAGGCCCTTGAAGAGCTGGGCAAGGATGATGTGATTGCCGGAGCGCTCGGCGATCATGTCCTGACGCATTTTGTGGCGGCGAAGAAAAGCGAATGGCAGGACTACAGTGCCACCATCCACGCCTGGGAACTTGACCGCTACCTTGACCTGATCTGA
- a CDS encoding branched-chain amino acid ABC transporter substrate-binding protein, translating to MKKTTLSLTMIAALALGSASAQTTIKIATLSPLSGGQSDLGTQIKNGAQLAVNEYKEQFRKLGFNLQLVGYDDQADPATGTAAARKIAADRQILAVVGTLNSGVAIPSSAALQPSRVALVSPANTANQVTDRGLSNMNRIVARDDAQGPAGANFITGTLKAKKVYVLNDKTAYGEGLAKEVEKTLRAKGVQIVTNEGTEEKSDFSSIVAKIKLQRPDAIYFGGIYNQVGVFIKQLREAGINAPVVGGDGLDSSELATIAGAGASNIYFTTVAAPIEALPAAKVFAASYQKTFGKQAQGFGAFGYDAAKVTLQGVLNAIRANKNKLPTRAQVEASIRKGSFNGLLSGNVSFNSVGDRKAGTLYVMSVTGGKYKLATSIPVKPAKQ from the coding sequence ATGAAGAAGACCACCCTGAGCCTCACCATGATTGCCGCCCTCGCCCTGGGAAGCGCCAGTGCCCAGACCACCATCAAGATCGCCACCCTGAGTCCCCTGTCCGGCGGTCAGAGCGACCTGGGCACCCAGATCAAGAACGGCGCGCAGCTGGCCGTCAACGAATACAAAGAGCAGTTCCGCAAACTGGGCTTCAACCTGCAGCTCGTCGGCTATGACGACCAGGCTGACCCTGCCACCGGCACCGCCGCAGCCCGCAAGATCGCCGCAGACCGTCAGATCCTGGCTGTCGTGGGCACCCTGAACAGCGGCGTGGCCATCCCCAGCAGCGCTGCCCTGCAGCCCAGCCGTGTCGCCCTGGTCAGCCCCGCCAACACCGCCAACCAGGTCACCGACCGCGGCCTGAGCAACATGAACCGCATCGTCGCCCGTGACGACGCCCAGGGCCCTGCAGGCGCCAACTTCATTACCGGCACCCTGAAGGCCAAGAAGGTCTACGTCCTGAACGACAAGACCGCCTATGGCGAAGGCCTGGCCAAGGAAGTCGAGAAGACCCTGCGCGCCAAGGGCGTACAGATCGTGACCAACGAAGGCACCGAAGAGAAGAGCGACTTCTCCAGCATCGTGGCCAAGATCAAGCTCCAGCGTCCCGACGCCATCTACTTCGGCGGCATCTACAACCAGGTGGGCGTGTTCATCAAGCAGCTGCGTGAAGCCGGCATCAATGCCCCTGTTGTCGGTGGCGACGGTTTGGACAGCAGCGAACTGGCCACCATCGCCGGCGCTGGCGCGAGCAACATCTACTTCACCACCGTAGCCGCGCCCATCGAAGCGCTGCCGGCTGCCAAGGTGTTTGCCGCCAGCTATCAGAAAACCTTCGGTAAGCAGGCTCAGGGCTTCGGTGCGTTCGGCTATGACGCCGCCAAGGTCACCCTGCAGGGTGTGCTGAACGCCATCCGCGCCAACAAGAACAAGCTCCCCACCCGCGCACAGGTCGAAGCCTCCATCCGTAAGGGCTCCTTCAACGGCCTGCTTTCGGGCAACGTGAGCTTCAACAGCGTGGGCGACCGCAAGGCCGGCACGCTGTACGTGATGAGTGTCACCGGCGGCAAGTACAAGCTGGCGACCAGCATTCCCGTCAAGCCTGCGAAGCAGTAA